From a region of the Hippopotamus amphibius kiboko isolate mHipAmp2 chromosome 3, mHipAmp2.hap2, whole genome shotgun sequence genome:
- the TMEM80 gene encoding transmembrane protein 80 isoform X5, with product MAASQRGRASSTVLSSLPLQMVLYLSGTYCALYFLATLLLIVYKSQVFTYPHSYLVLDLTLLFLMGILETMQLYFGTKGNLMEAEVPLAASLVLTVGGALLSVYFLLWQTLVLRADSALSATLLALHSLEAVLQVVAIAAFVS from the exons ATGGCGGCTTCGCAGCGAG GGAGAGCTTCCTCCACGGTG CTCTCATCACTCCCGCTCCAGATGGTGCTCTATCTGAGTGGAACGTACTGCGCCCTTTATTTCCTAGCTACGCTCCTGCTGATTGTGTATAAAA GTCAGGTTTTCACTTATCCTCACAGTTACCTGGTCCTGGACCTGACTCTGCTCTTTCTGATGGGGATCTTGGAAACAATGCAGTTATACTTTG GCACCAAGGGCAACCTGATGGAGGCCGAGGTGCCCCTGGCCGCCAGCCTGGTCCTCACGGTGGGCGGTGCCCTGCTGTCCGTCTACTTCCTGCTCTGGCAGACCCTGGTGCTGCGGGCGGACTCGGCCCTCAGCGCCACACTGCTGGCGCTGCACAGCCTGGAGGCTGTCCTGCAGGTGGTGGCCATTGCTGCCTTCGTCAGCTAA
- the DEAF1 gene encoding deformed epidermal autoregulatory factor 1 homolog isoform X4, whose translation MEDSDSAAKQLGLAEAAAVAAAAAVAAAAAAAAGGEAEEPVLSRDEDSEEDGDSEAERETRRVTAVAVMAAEPGHMDMGTEALPGPDEAAAAAAFAEVTTVTVANVGASADNVFTTSVANAASLSGHVLSGRTALQIGDSLNTEKATLIVVHTDGSIVETAGLKAPAAPLTPGPQSPPPPLAPGQEKGGTKYNWDPSVYDSELPVRCRNISGTLYKNRLGSGGRGRCIKQGENWYSPTEFEAMAGRASSKDWKRSIRYAGRPLQCLIQVSGACASPPPAQSQRPQARLPGRPLQGLIQDGILNPHAASCTCAACCDDMTLSGPVRLFVPYKRRKKESELPTTPVKKDAPKNITLLPAAAATTFTVTPSGQITTSGALTFDRASTVEATAVISESPAQGDVFAGATVQEAGVQPPCRVGHPEPHYPGYQDSCQIAPFPEAALPTSHPKIVLTSLPALAVPPSTPTKPVSPSVVSGLEMSDQRSWLYLEEMVNSLLSTAQQLKTLFEQAKQASSYREAAAAQARAHADVERKEDWKDHQHMCGQSAAVTVQGDDVHVAESVIEKVTV comes from the exons ATGGAGGACTCGGACTCGGCCGCCAAGCAGCTGGGCCTGGCCgaggcggcggcggtggcggccgcggcCGCtgtggcggcggcggccgcggccgcgGCGGGAGGCGAGGCGGAGGAGCCGGTGCTCAGCAGGGACGAGGACTCGGAGGAAGACGGGGACTCGGAGGCGGAGCGCGAGACGCGGAGGGTGACGGCCGTGGCGGTGATGGCCGCCGAGCCCGGGCACATGGACATGGGCACCGAGGCCCTGCCCGGCCCCGACgaggccgccgcggccgccgccttCGCAG AGGTGACCACTGTGACGGTGGCCAACGTGGGCGCCTCGGCAGACAACGTCTTCACCACGTCGGTGGCGAATGCTGCCTCGCTCTCAGGCCATGTGCTG TCGGGCAGGACAGCCCTGCAGATCGGGGACAGCCTGAACACCGAGAAGGCCACGCTGATCGTCGTGCACACGGACGGGAGCATCGTGGAGACCGCGGGGCTGAAGGCGCCCGCCGCCCCTCTCACCCCAG GCCCTCAGTCTCCTCCGCCTCCTCTAGCTCCCGGCCAAGAGAAAGGGGGAACCAAGTACAACTGGGACCCTTCAGTGTACGACAGCGAGCTGCCCGTGCGCTGCCGGAACATCAGCGGCACCTTGTACAAGAACAGGCTCGGCTCAG GGGGCCGGGGGCGCTGCATCAAGCAGGGGGAGAACTGGTATAGCCCCACTGAGTTTGAAGCCATGGCAGGAAGGGCCAGCAGCAAAGACTGGAAGAGGAGCATCCGCTATGCAGGGCGGCCGCTGCAGTGTCTCATCCAGGTATCCGGCGCCTGCGCCTCCCCGCCTCCTGCTCAGAGCCAGAGGCCGCAGGCTCGGCTCCCAGGGCGGCCGCTGCAGGGCCTCATCCAG GACGGGATCCTAAACCCTCACGCCGCCTCCTGCACCTGTGCCGCCTGCTGTGACGACATGACCCTG AGTGGGCCTGTCAGGCTCTTCGTCCCCTATAAGAGGCGCAAAAAGGAGAGCGAGCTGCCCACCACGCCTGTTAAGAAGGACGCCCCCAAGAACATCACCCTGCTTCCCGCCGCTGCCGCCACCACCT TCACCGTGACCCCCTCAGGACAGATCACTACCTCGGGCGCACTGACCTTCGACCGGGCGTCCACCGTGGAGGCCACTGCGGTCATTTCGGAGAGTCCGGCCCAGGGCGATGTCTTTGCTGGAGCCACAG TACAAGAAGCAGGCGTGCAGCCCCCGTGCAGGGTTGGACACCCAGAGCCCCATTACCCAGGGTATCAGGACAGCTGTCAGATCGCACCATTTCCAGAGGCTGCATTGCCGACGTCTCATCCCAAAATAG TGTTGACATCCCTGCCGGCCCTGGCGGTgccgccctccacccccaccaaacccgtgtccccctcgGTGGTCAGCGGGCTAGAGATGTCGGACCAGCGGAGCTGGCTGTACCTGGAGGAGATGGTCAACTCCTTGCTGAGCACCGCACAGCAGCTGAAGACGCTGTTTGAACAGGCCAAGCAGGCCAGCTCCTACCGGGAAGCCGCCGCCGCCCAGGCCAGAGCCCACGCGGATGTGGAGCGGAAAGAG GACTGGAAGGACCACCAGCACATGTGTGGTCAGTCAGCAGCTGTCACCGTGCAGGGGGACGACGTCCACGTCGCTGAGAGTGTGATCGAGAAGGTCACCGTGTGA
- the TMEM80 gene encoding transmembrane protein 80 isoform X1, whose translation MNVKSAQVMTGRASSTVLSSLPLQMVLYLSGTYCALYFLATLLLIVYKSQVFTYPHSYLVLDLTLLFLMGILETMQLYFGTKGNLMEAEVPLAASLVLTVGGALLSVYFLLWQTLVLRADSALSATLLALHSLEAVLQVVAIAAFVS comes from the exons ATGAACGTGAAATCCGCCCAAGTAATGACAG GGAGAGCTTCCTCCACGGTG CTCTCATCACTCCCGCTCCAGATGGTGCTCTATCTGAGTGGAACGTACTGCGCCCTTTATTTCCTAGCTACGCTCCTGCTGATTGTGTATAAAA GTCAGGTTTTCACTTATCCTCACAGTTACCTGGTCCTGGACCTGACTCTGCTCTTTCTGATGGGGATCTTGGAAACAATGCAGTTATACTTTG GCACCAAGGGCAACCTGATGGAGGCCGAGGTGCCCCTGGCCGCCAGCCTGGTCCTCACGGTGGGCGGTGCCCTGCTGTCCGTCTACTTCCTGCTCTGGCAGACCCTGGTGCTGCGGGCGGACTCGGCCCTCAGCGCCACACTGCTGGCGCTGCACAGCCTGGAGGCTGTCCTGCAGGTGGTGGCCATTGCTGCCTTCGTCAGCTAA
- the DEAF1 gene encoding deformed epidermal autoregulatory factor 1 homolog isoform X1, protein MEDSDSAAKQLGLAEAAAVAAAAAVAAAAAAAAGGEAEEPVLSRDEDSEEDGDSEAERETRRVTAVAVMAAEPGHMDMGTEALPGPDEAAAAAAFAEVTTVTVANVGASADNVFTTSVANAASLSGHVLSGRTALQIGDSLNTEKATLIVVHTDGSIVETAGLKAPAAPLTPGPQSPPPPLAPGQEKGGTKYNWDPSVYDSELPVRCRNISGTLYKNRLGSGGRGRCIKQGENWYSPTEFEAMAGRASSKDWKRSIRYAGRPLQCLIQVSGACASPPPAQSQRPQARLPGRPLQGLIQDGILNPHAASCTCAACCDDMTLSGPVRLFVPYKRRKKESELPTTPVKKDAPKNITLLPAAAATTFTVTPSGQITTSGALTFDRASTVEATAVISESPAQGDVFAGATVQEAGVQPPCRVGHPEPHYPGYQDSCQIAPFPEAALPTSHPKIVLTSLPALAVPPSTPTKPVSPSVVSGLEMSDQRSWLYLEEMVNSLLSTAQQLKTLFEQAKQASSYREAAAAQARAHADVERKEMDACVLLQQSCVNCGREALSECTGCHKVNYCSTFCQRKDWKDHQHMCGQSAAVTVQGDDVHVAESVIEKVTV, encoded by the exons ATGGAGGACTCGGACTCGGCCGCCAAGCAGCTGGGCCTGGCCgaggcggcggcggtggcggccgcggcCGCtgtggcggcggcggccgcggccgcgGCGGGAGGCGAGGCGGAGGAGCCGGTGCTCAGCAGGGACGAGGACTCGGAGGAAGACGGGGACTCGGAGGCGGAGCGCGAGACGCGGAGGGTGACGGCCGTGGCGGTGATGGCCGCCGAGCCCGGGCACATGGACATGGGCACCGAGGCCCTGCCCGGCCCCGACgaggccgccgcggccgccgccttCGCAG AGGTGACCACTGTGACGGTGGCCAACGTGGGCGCCTCGGCAGACAACGTCTTCACCACGTCGGTGGCGAATGCTGCCTCGCTCTCAGGCCATGTGCTG TCGGGCAGGACAGCCCTGCAGATCGGGGACAGCCTGAACACCGAGAAGGCCACGCTGATCGTCGTGCACACGGACGGGAGCATCGTGGAGACCGCGGGGCTGAAGGCGCCCGCCGCCCCTCTCACCCCAG GCCCTCAGTCTCCTCCGCCTCCTCTAGCTCCCGGCCAAGAGAAAGGGGGAACCAAGTACAACTGGGACCCTTCAGTGTACGACAGCGAGCTGCCCGTGCGCTGCCGGAACATCAGCGGCACCTTGTACAAGAACAGGCTCGGCTCAG GGGGCCGGGGGCGCTGCATCAAGCAGGGGGAGAACTGGTATAGCCCCACTGAGTTTGAAGCCATGGCAGGAAGGGCCAGCAGCAAAGACTGGAAGAGGAGCATCCGCTATGCAGGGCGGCCGCTGCAGTGTCTCATCCAGGTATCCGGCGCCTGCGCCTCCCCGCCTCCTGCTCAGAGCCAGAGGCCGCAGGCTCGGCTCCCAGGGCGGCCGCTGCAGGGCCTCATCCAG GACGGGATCCTAAACCCTCACGCCGCCTCCTGCACCTGTGCCGCCTGCTGTGACGACATGACCCTG AGTGGGCCTGTCAGGCTCTTCGTCCCCTATAAGAGGCGCAAAAAGGAGAGCGAGCTGCCCACCACGCCTGTTAAGAAGGACGCCCCCAAGAACATCACCCTGCTTCCCGCCGCTGCCGCCACCACCT TCACCGTGACCCCCTCAGGACAGATCACTACCTCGGGCGCACTGACCTTCGACCGGGCGTCCACCGTGGAGGCCACTGCGGTCATTTCGGAGAGTCCGGCCCAGGGCGATGTCTTTGCTGGAGCCACAG TACAAGAAGCAGGCGTGCAGCCCCCGTGCAGGGTTGGACACCCAGAGCCCCATTACCCAGGGTATCAGGACAGCTGTCAGATCGCACCATTTCCAGAGGCTGCATTGCCGACGTCTCATCCCAAAATAG TGTTGACATCCCTGCCGGCCCTGGCGGTgccgccctccacccccaccaaacccgtgtccccctcgGTGGTCAGCGGGCTAGAGATGTCGGACCAGCGGAGCTGGCTGTACCTGGAGGAGATGGTCAACTCCTTGCTGAGCACCGCACAGCAGCTGAAGACGCTGTTTGAACAGGCCAAGCAGGCCAGCTCCTACCGGGAAGCCGCCGCCGCCCAGGCCAGAGCCCACGCGGATGTGGAGCGGAAAGAG ATGGACGCCTGTGTCCTCTTGCAGCAGTCCTGCGTCAACTGCGGCCGAGAGGCCCTGAGCGAGTGCACCGGCTGCCACAAGGTCAACTACTGCTCCACCTTCTGCCAGCGCAAG GACTGGAAGGACCACCAGCACATGTGTGGTCAGTCAGCAGCTGTCACCGTGCAGGGGGACGACGTCCACGTCGCTGAGAGTGTGATCGAGAAGGTCACCGTGTGA
- the TMEM80 gene encoding transmembrane protein 80 isoform X2, which translates to MGSPTVRPTPPTSDAARHSLENLALQAPPAPAAGGSRARPRRSRAEPNAPEPGSSRASALLLLLSESARALSEGLIGPRPRFGIKSRNAAPSSPFGSRSENGRRDAVRVRRREAAGIAADSGGRAARGGAQGQDGGFAARPASLKVCYSISPRARHPRSSARLAKRWEALKRTVKRGSEGKKTLMNVKSAQVMTGRASSTVLSSLPLQMVLYLSGTYCALYFLATLLLIVYKSQVFTYPHSYLVLDLTLLFLMGILETMQLYFGELTENRIVLEITESLALSANL; encoded by the exons ATGGGGTCACCTACTGTGAGGCCAACTCCGCCGACCTCGGACGCAGCGCGACACAGCCTGGAGAACCTTGCGCTGCAGGCtccgcccgcccccgccgccggcgGGAGCCGAGCCCGCCCGAGGAGGAGCCGAGCGGAGCCGAACGCTCCCGAGCCGGGATCCTCACGAGCCTcggctctcctcctcctcctgtccgaAAGTGCCCGAGCGCTGTCGGAAGGGCTAATTGGGCCTCGGCCACGGTTCGGAATCAAGTCCCGAAACGCGGCGCCGTCGAGCCCCTTCGGGAGCAGAAGCGAAAATGGCCGAAGGGACGCCGTTCGCGTCCGGCGCCGAGAGGCTGCCGGGATCGCGGCGGACTCTGGGGgccgggcggcgcggggcggggcccagGGACAAGATGGCGGCTTCGCAGCGAG GCCCGCATCGCTGAAGGTTTGCTACAGCATTTCCCCCCGAGCCCGCCATCCCCGTAGCAGTGCGCGGCTAGCAAAGAGATGGGAAGCTCTGAAGCGAACCGTCAAGAGAGGGTCAGAAGGGAAGAAAACCCTCATGAACGTGAAATCCGCCCAAGTAATGACAG GGAGAGCTTCCTCCACGGTG CTCTCATCACTCCCGCTCCAGATGGTGCTCTATCTGAGTGGAACGTACTGCGCCCTTTATTTCCTAGCTACGCTCCTGCTGATTGTGTATAAAA GTCAGGTTTTCACTTATCCTCACAGTTACCTGGTCCTGGACCTGACTCTGCTCTTTCTGATGGGGATCTTGGAAACAATGCAGTTATACTTTGGTGAGTTGACTGAAAACCGCATAGTACTTGAGATAACAGAATCGCTAGCTTTAAGTGCGAACCTTTAA
- the DEAF1 gene encoding deformed epidermal autoregulatory factor 1 homolog isoform X3, whose protein sequence is MEDSDSAAKQLGLAEAAAVAAAAAVAAAAAAAAGGEAEEPVLSRDEDSEEDGDSEAERETRRVTAVAVMAAEPGHMDMGTEALPGPDEAAAAAAFAEVTTVTVANVGASADNVFTTSVANAASLSGHVLSGRTALQIGDSLNTEKATLIVVHTDGSIVETAGLKAPAAPLTPGPQSPPPPLAPGQEKGGTKYNWDPSVYDSELPVRCRNISGTLYKNRLGSGGRGRCIKQGENWYSPTEFEAMAGRASSKDWKRSIRYAGRPLQCLIQDGILNPHAASCTCAACCDDMTLSGPVRLFVPYKRRKKESELPTTPVKKDAPKNITLLPAAAATTFTVTPSGQITTSGALTFDRASTVEATAVISESPAQGDVFAGATVQEAGVQPPCRVGHPEPHYPGYQDSCQIAPFPEAALPTSHPKIVLTSLPALAVPPSTPTKPVSPSVVSGLEMSDQRSWLYLEEMVNSLLSTAQQLKTLFEQAKQASSYREAAAAQARAHADVERKEQSCVNCGREALSECTGCHKVNYCSTFCQRKDWKDHQHMCGQSAAVTVQGDDVHVAESVIEKVTV, encoded by the exons ATGGAGGACTCGGACTCGGCCGCCAAGCAGCTGGGCCTGGCCgaggcggcggcggtggcggccgcggcCGCtgtggcggcggcggccgcggccgcgGCGGGAGGCGAGGCGGAGGAGCCGGTGCTCAGCAGGGACGAGGACTCGGAGGAAGACGGGGACTCGGAGGCGGAGCGCGAGACGCGGAGGGTGACGGCCGTGGCGGTGATGGCCGCCGAGCCCGGGCACATGGACATGGGCACCGAGGCCCTGCCCGGCCCCGACgaggccgccgcggccgccgccttCGCAG AGGTGACCACTGTGACGGTGGCCAACGTGGGCGCCTCGGCAGACAACGTCTTCACCACGTCGGTGGCGAATGCTGCCTCGCTCTCAGGCCATGTGCTG TCGGGCAGGACAGCCCTGCAGATCGGGGACAGCCTGAACACCGAGAAGGCCACGCTGATCGTCGTGCACACGGACGGGAGCATCGTGGAGACCGCGGGGCTGAAGGCGCCCGCCGCCCCTCTCACCCCAG GCCCTCAGTCTCCTCCGCCTCCTCTAGCTCCCGGCCAAGAGAAAGGGGGAACCAAGTACAACTGGGACCCTTCAGTGTACGACAGCGAGCTGCCCGTGCGCTGCCGGAACATCAGCGGCACCTTGTACAAGAACAGGCTCGGCTCAG GGGGCCGGGGGCGCTGCATCAAGCAGGGGGAGAACTGGTATAGCCCCACTGAGTTTGAAGCCATGGCAGGAAGGGCCAGCAGCAAAGACTGGAAGAGGAGCATCCGCTATGCAGGGCGGCCGCTGCAGTGTCTCATCCAG GACGGGATCCTAAACCCTCACGCCGCCTCCTGCACCTGTGCCGCCTGCTGTGACGACATGACCCTG AGTGGGCCTGTCAGGCTCTTCGTCCCCTATAAGAGGCGCAAAAAGGAGAGCGAGCTGCCCACCACGCCTGTTAAGAAGGACGCCCCCAAGAACATCACCCTGCTTCCCGCCGCTGCCGCCACCACCT TCACCGTGACCCCCTCAGGACAGATCACTACCTCGGGCGCACTGACCTTCGACCGGGCGTCCACCGTGGAGGCCACTGCGGTCATTTCGGAGAGTCCGGCCCAGGGCGATGTCTTTGCTGGAGCCACAG TACAAGAAGCAGGCGTGCAGCCCCCGTGCAGGGTTGGACACCCAGAGCCCCATTACCCAGGGTATCAGGACAGCTGTCAGATCGCACCATTTCCAGAGGCTGCATTGCCGACGTCTCATCCCAAAATAG TGTTGACATCCCTGCCGGCCCTGGCGGTgccgccctccacccccaccaaacccgtgtccccctcgGTGGTCAGCGGGCTAGAGATGTCGGACCAGCGGAGCTGGCTGTACCTGGAGGAGATGGTCAACTCCTTGCTGAGCACCGCACAGCAGCTGAAGACGCTGTTTGAACAGGCCAAGCAGGCCAGCTCCTACCGGGAAGCCGCCGCCGCCCAGGCCAGAGCCCACGCGGATGTGGAGCGGAAAGAG CAGTCCTGCGTCAACTGCGGCCGAGAGGCCCTGAGCGAGTGCACCGGCTGCCACAAGGTCAACTACTGCTCCACCTTCTGCCAGCGCAAG GACTGGAAGGACCACCAGCACATGTGTGGTCAGTCAGCAGCTGTCACCGTGCAGGGGGACGACGTCCACGTCGCTGAGAGTGTGATCGAGAAGGTCACCGTGTGA
- the TMEM80 gene encoding transmembrane protein 80 isoform X4, giving the protein MGSPTVRPTPPTSDAARHSLENLALQAPPAPAAGGSRARPRRSRAEPNAPEPGSSRASALLLLLSESARALSEGLIGPRPRFGIKSRNAAPSSPFGSRSENGRRDAVRVRRREAAGIAADSGGRAARGGAQGQDGGFAARPASLKVCYSISPRARHPRSSARLAKRWEALKRTVKRGSEGKKTLMNVKSAQVMTGRASSTVLSSLPLQMVLYLSGTYCALYFLATLLLIVYKITWSWT; this is encoded by the exons ATGGGGTCACCTACTGTGAGGCCAACTCCGCCGACCTCGGACGCAGCGCGACACAGCCTGGAGAACCTTGCGCTGCAGGCtccgcccgcccccgccgccggcgGGAGCCGAGCCCGCCCGAGGAGGAGCCGAGCGGAGCCGAACGCTCCCGAGCCGGGATCCTCACGAGCCTcggctctcctcctcctcctgtccgaAAGTGCCCGAGCGCTGTCGGAAGGGCTAATTGGGCCTCGGCCACGGTTCGGAATCAAGTCCCGAAACGCGGCGCCGTCGAGCCCCTTCGGGAGCAGAAGCGAAAATGGCCGAAGGGACGCCGTTCGCGTCCGGCGCCGAGAGGCTGCCGGGATCGCGGCGGACTCTGGGGgccgggcggcgcggggcggggcccagGGACAAGATGGCGGCTTCGCAGCGAG GCCCGCATCGCTGAAGGTTTGCTACAGCATTTCCCCCCGAGCCCGCCATCCCCGTAGCAGTGCGCGGCTAGCAAAGAGATGGGAAGCTCTGAAGCGAACCGTCAAGAGAGGGTCAGAAGGGAAGAAAACCCTCATGAACGTGAAATCCGCCCAAGTAATGACAG GGAGAGCTTCCTCCACGGTG CTCTCATCACTCCCGCTCCAGATGGTGCTCTATCTGAGTGGAACGTACTGCGCCCTTTATTTCCTAGCTACGCTCCTGCTGATTGTGTATAAAA TTACCTGGTCCTGGACCTGA
- the TMEM80 gene encoding transmembrane protein 80 isoform X3: protein MAEGTPFASGAERLPGSRRTLGAGRRGAGPRDKMAASQRAALRVNYLRPASLKVCYSISPRARHPRSSARLAKRWEALKRTVKRGSEGKKTLMNVKSAQVMTGRASSTVLSSLPLQMVLYLSGTYCALYFLATLLLIVYKSQVFTYPHSYLVLDLTLLFLMGILETMQLYFGTKGNLMEAEVPLAASLVLTVGGALLSVYFLLWQTLVLRADSALSATLLALHSLEAVLQVVAIAAFVS, encoded by the exons ATGGCCGAAGGGACGCCGTTCGCGTCCGGCGCCGAGAGGCTGCCGGGATCGCGGCGGACTCTGGGGgccgggcggcgcggggcggggcccagGGACAAGATGGCGGCTTCGCAGCGAG CGGCGCTTCGCGTGAATTATTTAAGGCCCGCATCGCTGAAGGTTTGCTACAGCATTTCCCCCCGAGCCCGCCATCCCCGTAGCAGTGCGCGGCTAGCAAAGAGATGGGAAGCTCTGAAGCGAACCGTCAAGAGAGGGTCAGAAGGGAAGAAAACCCTCATGAACGTGAAATCCGCCCAAGTAATGACAG GGAGAGCTTCCTCCACGGTG CTCTCATCACTCCCGCTCCAGATGGTGCTCTATCTGAGTGGAACGTACTGCGCCCTTTATTTCCTAGCTACGCTCCTGCTGATTGTGTATAAAA GTCAGGTTTTCACTTATCCTCACAGTTACCTGGTCCTGGACCTGACTCTGCTCTTTCTGATGGGGATCTTGGAAACAATGCAGTTATACTTTG GCACCAAGGGCAACCTGATGGAGGCCGAGGTGCCCCTGGCCGCCAGCCTGGTCCTCACGGTGGGCGGTGCCCTGCTGTCCGTCTACTTCCTGCTCTGGCAGACCCTGGTGCTGCGGGCGGACTCGGCCCTCAGCGCCACACTGCTGGCGCTGCACAGCCTGGAGGCTGTCCTGCAGGTGGTGGCCATTGCTGCCTTCGTCAGCTAA
- the DEAF1 gene encoding deformed epidermal autoregulatory factor 1 homolog isoform X2: protein MEDSDSAAKQLGLAEAAAVAAAAAVAAAAAAAAGGEAEEPVLSRDEDSEEDGDSEAERETRRVTAVAVMAAEPGHMDMGTEALPGPDEAAAAAAFAEVTTVTVANVGASADNVFTTSVANAASLSGHVLSGRTALQIGDSLNTEKATLIVVHTDGSIVETAGLKAPAAPLTPGPQSPPPPLAPGQEKGGTKYNWDPSVYDSELPVRCRNISGTLYKNRLGSGGRGRCIKQGENWYSPTEFEAMAGRASSKDWKRSIRYAGRPLQCLIQVSGACASPPPAQSQRPQARLPGRPLQGLIQDGILNPHAASCTCAACCDDMTLSGPVRLFVPYKRRKKESELPTTPVKKDAPKNITLLPAAAATTFTVTPSGQITTSGALTFDRASTVEATAVISESPAQGDVFAGATVQEAGVQPPCRVGHPEPHYPGYQDSCQIAPFPEAALPTSHPKIVLTSLPALAVPPSTPTKPVSPSVVSGLEMSDQRSWLYLEEMVNSLLSTAQQLKTLFEQAKQASSYREAAAAQARAHADVERKEQSCVNCGREALSECTGCHKVNYCSTFCQRKDWKDHQHMCGQSAAVTVQGDDVHVAESVIEKVTV, encoded by the exons ATGGAGGACTCGGACTCGGCCGCCAAGCAGCTGGGCCTGGCCgaggcggcggcggtggcggccgcggcCGCtgtggcggcggcggccgcggccgcgGCGGGAGGCGAGGCGGAGGAGCCGGTGCTCAGCAGGGACGAGGACTCGGAGGAAGACGGGGACTCGGAGGCGGAGCGCGAGACGCGGAGGGTGACGGCCGTGGCGGTGATGGCCGCCGAGCCCGGGCACATGGACATGGGCACCGAGGCCCTGCCCGGCCCCGACgaggccgccgcggccgccgccttCGCAG AGGTGACCACTGTGACGGTGGCCAACGTGGGCGCCTCGGCAGACAACGTCTTCACCACGTCGGTGGCGAATGCTGCCTCGCTCTCAGGCCATGTGCTG TCGGGCAGGACAGCCCTGCAGATCGGGGACAGCCTGAACACCGAGAAGGCCACGCTGATCGTCGTGCACACGGACGGGAGCATCGTGGAGACCGCGGGGCTGAAGGCGCCCGCCGCCCCTCTCACCCCAG GCCCTCAGTCTCCTCCGCCTCCTCTAGCTCCCGGCCAAGAGAAAGGGGGAACCAAGTACAACTGGGACCCTTCAGTGTACGACAGCGAGCTGCCCGTGCGCTGCCGGAACATCAGCGGCACCTTGTACAAGAACAGGCTCGGCTCAG GGGGCCGGGGGCGCTGCATCAAGCAGGGGGAGAACTGGTATAGCCCCACTGAGTTTGAAGCCATGGCAGGAAGGGCCAGCAGCAAAGACTGGAAGAGGAGCATCCGCTATGCAGGGCGGCCGCTGCAGTGTCTCATCCAGGTATCCGGCGCCTGCGCCTCCCCGCCTCCTGCTCAGAGCCAGAGGCCGCAGGCTCGGCTCCCAGGGCGGCCGCTGCAGGGCCTCATCCAG GACGGGATCCTAAACCCTCACGCCGCCTCCTGCACCTGTGCCGCCTGCTGTGACGACATGACCCTG AGTGGGCCTGTCAGGCTCTTCGTCCCCTATAAGAGGCGCAAAAAGGAGAGCGAGCTGCCCACCACGCCTGTTAAGAAGGACGCCCCCAAGAACATCACCCTGCTTCCCGCCGCTGCCGCCACCACCT TCACCGTGACCCCCTCAGGACAGATCACTACCTCGGGCGCACTGACCTTCGACCGGGCGTCCACCGTGGAGGCCACTGCGGTCATTTCGGAGAGTCCGGCCCAGGGCGATGTCTTTGCTGGAGCCACAG TACAAGAAGCAGGCGTGCAGCCCCCGTGCAGGGTTGGACACCCAGAGCCCCATTACCCAGGGTATCAGGACAGCTGTCAGATCGCACCATTTCCAGAGGCTGCATTGCCGACGTCTCATCCCAAAATAG TGTTGACATCCCTGCCGGCCCTGGCGGTgccgccctccacccccaccaaacccgtgtccccctcgGTGGTCAGCGGGCTAGAGATGTCGGACCAGCGGAGCTGGCTGTACCTGGAGGAGATGGTCAACTCCTTGCTGAGCACCGCACAGCAGCTGAAGACGCTGTTTGAACAGGCCAAGCAGGCCAGCTCCTACCGGGAAGCCGCCGCCGCCCAGGCCAGAGCCCACGCGGATGTGGAGCGGAAAGAG CAGTCCTGCGTCAACTGCGGCCGAGAGGCCCTGAGCGAGTGCACCGGCTGCCACAAGGTCAACTACTGCTCCACCTTCTGCCAGCGCAAG GACTGGAAGGACCACCAGCACATGTGTGGTCAGTCAGCAGCTGTCACCGTGCAGGGGGACGACGTCCACGTCGCTGAGAGTGTGATCGAGAAGGTCACCGTGTGA